The genomic window tgtctcccctcttctcttttcctcacGCGCGCACGAACAGTCTGAGTGGGTGTCGTAGACGGCAGTGATACACAAAtacccccctttcccccccctcacccacacccacacgcacgcacacccacgagCACGTAAAACAAAAGGGAACATGTACAATGAGTTCTCTTACCGCTCTTTTGgttggctgttgctgctttggatcttcttctttgcgcgACTCTACGTGTGTTCGACGTTGTTGTTCGTGGTGTGTTGTCCCAGGCTTCTAGTATTCTTTCTTGAACAAATCATTTCATTTTTTTTAGGTGTAGTTTACCTCTTGGTAGGGGGCGTACGgcaccccttcccctctccatATGGGAGCCTGTTTACCTCAGGCAAACAGGACTGAGTGAAGAGGTATAAGtgtgtgcacacacgcataaaAGCGCAGGTGTGTGCATCAGCGCAACAGGGTTTTGTGAGGGGTAAGACAAGAAAATAGGTTTGTATACATCAAcccattctctctccctcgcctttTTCCCGTTTCATGCCTTCTCGTTTTGTGTCTATGTCTTGCTttctgtccttctctctctcctcctttccctgtATGCGAGGGACAcgcttctttcccttttgccCTTTCTCCAAGTGTACACTCTTGTTTCTTTCGTGTGACTTGTGGCCAGTGTTGTTGTACCCCTTATTGTGGTCGTTGGTGATTGGTGCTTTCACATCACCGCTTCTCCGACGGAAGTGTatgcgtgtctctctctctctctgtgtgcttcACAGGAGACGTCAAAAACAACACCAAATGTACAGACCGATGTACACGATAGCCCTCGCTCACAATCCGCGTCCCTTCTCAAGTCgtttcttcgtttttctttcctgcctttctctgttctctctgcCTACTTCCCCATAATCCGCATGTGCCCCAGCTAGCCTCAtcccccccatccccccgccttctttgcccccccccccacttccctctcttcctccctctcggtGAGAAGTCACAACAAATGTAGCCAGAGGGAACTGCATACGCAGCGAAGTCGAATTTTTGCGTTGAACAGGAACCTCTGAGACGGTACACACCATCACctttcgctcgctcgctctctctctccatgtttttttttctctctctctctcttagcCTCCTCCGTCTCAGAAGACGCCGCTAGCGTTTCCTACCCGCCTTTCAATCCACCCATTAAACACACGTACAACCTAATGCTCGCCGAAAGGAAAGAGTAGAGTAAGTGTACTCGCGCTGGTTTTCATACCAATTCATGCTTGTCCGTCAAAGTACATTGCGTTATTCTCCTGATTCTCCTCTTCATTGTGCtccctttgctgctgctcccactCTGCTTGCGTGCACATCCATcgaggtggagaagcgaagaaggaACGAAAGTAGGGAGGAGCTTGTGAAGTAcgtcttccttctcctcttgccACATCCTCTTCCTTGCGCTCGTATTAGTGTGAAAAGGCTGAAAATGTCAGGCAGGCAAACTAGGCTTCAGTTTCTTCTAGGGAACACGAAAACAGCAGTCATTCCCGCGCacagaaggagagcagcacatcTGCTAGCTAGCTTGACCATAAGTCTCCGTGTCAGTAACGTTCTTCACcgtccccccttttcgcgtCTTTCGACTCGCTCTCACGTactctcttccgcttccgCCTGTTTCTTTCTTGATCGCACGCTCTCTTTCGTACATTCTCTCGTTTGATTTCTTCTTTCTTCAGCCTCTTTTCGAGTTTGTCTGTGTTTCTGCTCGTGctcgtgcttgtgtgtgtgtgtgtgtgtgcgtgtgtgtgtgcgtgtatgtgtgcgtgtgcgtggctcGCATCGCTCTGAGAATAATTCATAATTTTATACTTTCTCCTTtttacccccttttctcttgtgttgttgtttttttttattatttTGGCGTGGCTGATGAGTAAGGAGACAGTAAACAAGCAAAGCCGAACGACCGTACGTGCGCCAACAGTGGGATGGCAAAACCACAGGacgaagcgagagaaggggctGCGGCCGGCCATGGTGGAGAGTGACATGAAGGCATTTATTGCgttgcctctccccttccattttccttctctctcttccttcactCTTCCCACACTGTCGGTCATATGTGGCTGTCGTCGTCAACTTGGGGCGAGgcgaagggaagagaagcggtgACACTGGAGAGAAGGATGACTGGCAGGGTGTCCGTGAGCGTGCCTCGACGACGGTGTGGAGGTTGTCTCCCACAGTGTTCGCCTACTCTCCGCTTCAGGTGTGCTCCTCGGTATCTGTTCATTGAGGCCCACAGCTCCTGGAGGAATAAaccggaggcgctgctgccgcttgtgACCCGCAGTGCAAATTTTTGTATGTTTATGCGTCATGCATCCCGTCCTCATTTTTGACGAAGTTGACAAGACCACTGTGTGCGCGTTATGCGTGGATGATCTGACtttacccctctctctttagacacttcttcccctttcgctccttctcaccactttcttttcctcaccgccgccgggtGGACTTTCACGCACACTCTCTTGCTATTATCTCactcttttcgcttttctttttcctctgtgtCCGTGCGCATGTATATGGGAAATGCACGTGTCACACTCCCCCATTCCTTCACAATACCCCCTCCGTCCGCTTGCCAACTTTTCACACCCTAACCCGCTTCTGATCGATCTGGCGCGTGACAGCATCTGACCTATTCTCATATACATCTGTTCCTCTGTCGCCCTTGGCGGCTGTCATTGGTTTGGGTTGCAGGTGCAGGCACATGCAGGTTTCATCaagcacaggcgcacacagtTACACTCCACACACCTCTGCGTGCGCGGAGATTTaagctgcgctgctgcacataACTTCTCCCTCTATCCATTCACACAACTGATACCCACATAGCCCTGTACACAACAATCCCCAAGTACATCGTTTTGTTTTTTATTGGACAGCCAGAGGCACCGCCAAGGTTTTAGACCTCTTTGCATTCTCCCCGCCCTTTCCCAGTGCTGTATTCTCTCCGTGACGTCTCTGCcacttctctcgctcgctcactgCCTCTCAtccccttgctgctgctccgtcaTTCtgggtgtgtctctctccgtgttgGACTTCGGCTACCGCTACTACCACTACGCCGCGTGTCCAGACGAGCGTGcactctcccttctttttaCGCTTATTCACACATAACGGAAAAACGCAAACGCTGAGCCCACTGACGTGCACGTGATACAGAGCTGCactcgttcttctcttctgcctttTTGGGTTTTGTCACGCTCGCTTCAGGTCGGTACGTCTGCGTGCGTAGACCAGCACACAGGAGCACCGCATCACTTTCTTCACACGTGTTGACACCACTGCACGATGGCTGTTGCGCTATTGCGCTGtcagctcccctctccttttctctctcaccgtATCCCTCACGCTATCTTTCACCGcgtctcctttcctttcttttccgtcttctctctctctctctatacgTCCTTCCCGGGGTACACTCataaaaagggggagggaaaggaggcaTTTGAGAGCATCACCACGGTGCGTAGCACCTTGTGTACATCGCTTAGTGGTGGacccacagagacacacagaccCGCACTAACGCGTTCCATCCGTTGTACCTCCTCGAAGAAGTGACAGAAGACGCCCAAGAAGCAGTTCGCGAGCGCCGGTAGGGTGCTTGTTAAGTTAGCGTGTATACACGCACTCCTACGCACCTTGGCCGAGAAGACCAGCCGGAGTGTGCGCATGCCTTGCCTTTTGCTGCACGGAGGAGTCGAAAGAAAGACAAAAAGCAAATTTTTGGCTATCAAACAAGAGAGCCGATACGCGCAggggctttttttttttttttcgcgaAACTGTGCATGTGCAGGGGACTGACGCAAAAATCTATCGTCTgagcttttcttttctctctctctttctttctttttgtgtttttATTGCCTTGTACTCACACGATTACTACAGTTGCTGCAGACGGGGCAAACGTGCTCACGACGTGAGTGCGCTTTTGACTAGCCGGCCACTTGTCCTCTGTTCTTtgcgtctttctctcttacTAGCTGACTTCACAAGTGCTGTTCGCCTttttgtgtatgtgtgtgtgtgttgttgaTCCTGACGGGTGCTCGTGAGAGTGTTTGTCTGtctgtttgtgtgttcgACGCACTTCCGTCTTTAactgtgcctctctcttctcttccctcctcggGGCATTTGCGCCACCCCTTCAGGTCCGCACAAAATCCCGCAGAGGAAACTCAGTACAGAAAGAGATTGACGGCCTATCCTGTGAGGTGTTTTCATCCTTGTCCGGGCCTTTGCTTTGCCGCTCACCGTCTCTCAAGAGCGCAGCTTTACCCTTCTTCGAGATCAGCCCGCGTTtggttttgtttttctttttttcttttgttctCCCTTGGTGGTGTGTCTTCCCTCTTTGTTTGCGCGTTGTGCCTTCGTCACTCGTTTTTTTGGCCACACACCGCTTTCGTGTGTTTTTTAATTTATTTTTGCTGCCGTCATTTTCTGTGTAAACAAATTTTTTCCTTTTAATTGGActcgccttcttcctctcttcaaGTGCTttctcgctgcacctcctctctatctggttttctctctccccctctctctctgtgtacaGCAACAACTGTGTTccaactgcagctgctgccgttcgttcctccccccttttccctaTTCGCTGTCTTAaccgcgcgctctctctctatcgacgacgacgtgctCATTTCGgtctgtgagtgtgtgtatgcgaTCCCCCAAGATTTATCTGTGGTGGCCCATATTGTTGCTTCTCGAGTATTCTGGACTGTTGGCTTTTTGCGCTTGTGTGATTGGCGCCTTTTTTACAGGACGCCTCCGTGTGTAGCAACTTTCTAGTTTCCTTAGTTGATGTTATTGTTGAGGGCATCAGGAGGGCACCCCCCTACGttcctctcactctccaTTCCCCCACAAGCACGTACAGAGACGCGTTAGCACGAGAGCAAGGCCACTGTGGCAGTTGGCAACCGCGCggtgaagaagaaagcgacCAACAGCGCAGAGACTGACTGGtttcaaaaaaaaaaaaacatttTGTGGACAGTGCTCCGAATCCTCACTGGCAGCCTAGTCAAGGATGATCTCGATACCTATAATGACTGGTGAGACGGTAGTGCGCTACCACTCGACCATGaacggcggcagtgccgctgtGGAGGAAAGTGCTGACTATCATTCTGTAAGTGacgcagcgacagccgccgctgcgtcacCGGCAGCGATGAGCTACTATGTGCAACCATTTTCTagttcttcctcttcgcttATCGGAGGGGGAATGTTCGCTGCGTCATCGccgcacagcgctgccgtgccCTGCAGCTGTAGCATCTTAGACGTCGGCACCGACCCGGCTCCCATTGCGGCCCCCGTAGACGTTGCTCCACCAGAGATGCCCCCGCTAGCCCAGCTGTGCGCACTCGCTCTGCAGTACCGCTGTGACCTGAGCCAAGAGCTGGACCAGAACATTCGCTCGTGTTTTCACAGTAGCCGAGTTCCGAGCATCTCTCTCTGGGACTACGTACGACGTTTTGCGAAGTACTCCGTCTGTAGCGAGGAGTGCTTTATCTTAGCGATCGTTCTGATGGATCGGTATGTCTGTAAAACCAAAATTCCGATCACCCTTCGCAACGTACATCGGCTCTACATCACTGCCATGACGCTGAGTGTGAAGCTACGCGATGACTCATATTACAGCAATGCTTACTATGCTAGCATTGGTGGTGTGGTGAATGCTGAGCTAAATGTGTTGGAGCTAGAGTTGCTTGATATTGTGCAGTGGTTCACGTGGGTGGAGAAGTCCGTGTACGATGCTTACGTGTGTCGACTAGAGGCACTTTTCGGCGATGCGATGCCCAAGCGAATGATAGCATCGCCGTCTCGGTAGCGGACTAAGGCGGTCTATGGTGGTTTTATGGAGAGAGATCCCCGATAGGCATCTCATCTTATCTCAAGAcgctccccttttcccctctgcGCCCCACTCACTACTCACGGTTTTGCTCCCTTCATAAGTGTTCTACCGATTTCATCTTATCTGTTGTAGTCGCAGCTCTTCTGTTGGTGTGCTCTGTACGATATATGGCCTCTCTTTACTTTGTCCTGTGCTTGTTTGTTCTGCATGCCCTTACGTGCTACTCTGCTGGTTTTACTCTCGTTTGCTTTGCGCTTCTCGTGGGTACAACAACCCAtcgcctcttttccttcccttttctctttcccctctcttccctgtAAAGAGTGACGAAAAAGAGATGAAATTGGGTTAGTTCTGTAGTCTGCCCGCACCTGTTTGAGAGTACGCTCGGGTGCAGTTGCGCAAAGCACCCAGAAGGGCCTCTTTATTCTGTATGTCAATGTGCTTCTAAGGCAGGGAGGTGAGCGGCCAGACATCCTGGAGAGCGAAAGGCAAGAAGGCGCATGCCATGTAACTGTAGTTGTTTGGTGGTAGTGCGTGCCCAAGGTGATGACGTGTATGTACGCTCGCTGTTCTGTAGGTGCCAATGAATATACCCACACGCCCAGTTGCCCATGCTGCGCGATGGTGCTGTGAGGTTTTATGTACACGTAATCCGAGTGGCCATTGACGActcttctttgtttgttgttgttgtttgttttctGTGTAACGTGTTTTTACTGAGTCTCTGTTCTCTTCACCCCGGTGCTGCTTTCTTAACTTGTTACTCacgcccttctcctctcaGCCGACattaattttttttttttggttccttttttttttgatgtTCGTTTCTTCACGTTATGCTACTAACAGAAGTACCTTAGGGAAAGTCGAAGAGAAggtaggagagagaagtgggtGTGCAAGAGCGATTGTAGCTGTCTTTGGTTTCGTAGAGCGTCGGCCGAAAGATGTAGGAGTGGAATGGAGGGCTGCTGGCAGCTGTGAAAGGCCAAAGGAGAACATAGCGAGATTGCAAACCTCAAAAGTTCATCGTGCATGTCTCAGTGATTGTGCTTTCTTTGTCTTCCCCTTGGTGTTTGTGTGGTACCGCTTctccgctttttttctttctttccctgtcTCAGCGCTTGCTGTGTCCCTActttgtgtgcgtctgtgaaTTCCTGtatccctcccctcccctttcttctcttcgtcAACAAGAAGAGGCACAAAACACCAACAGCATCTTCACACCttcacgtacacacacacacatgcgcggtGTGGATGTTGGTACGACGAGCAATTTGTAAGCGTATGTGTCCGTAACTTCAAAATATGCATATATGTTCATGTTTGGACTggtatgttttttttttttcgcacCAGTGTGCCCANNNNNNNNNNNNNNNNNNNNNNNNNNNNNNNNNNNNNNNNNNNNNNNNNNNNNNNNNNNNNNNNNNNNNNNNNNNNNNNNNNNNNNNNNNNNNNACCCCCAGCCCGCCACAGGCAGCTCGCGCcgtgtgccgcagcgctagacacgcgccacagccatGCGCTGACCCCAGTCATCCGAGCACGGCCGCAGACTCGAgctgcacccacccaccctcgccCCGCAGACCGCCTCAGAGACCCCTTCCAccgtgccggccgccaccaggcgcaggctccccacgccAGTAGAGAGCGAGGGCCGGGACTGaagctgcttggcttccctgTGCCGTGGGGCCCTAGACCCAGgcaccacgcactgaggaGTTGCCTGCTATCAGGGCGTGCGCTTCTGTTTCATAGAAAAACAGTGTTTGAGTTAGAGGTAACGCCGCGAGGGAGAGTGGAGAAGCGCCGGGGTGTCCGGTATCGGTTGCCTTGCACttgttttgctgttgctgctgtgtctCTCAGCTCATTTGCTGAATCGTTTCACTtacacctttttttttgacgGTTGTGTACAatgttgtttttttttttgaggaaacaaaaagaacTGACGGCAATGTCGATGGTGCCGTGGCGGGTTGTTCCTCTTCGACATTCCCTTCCTACTGCTGATGCTGGAGCACCTCTGGCAGTTGTGGTGACTGCCTCTGCGTGTTCTCCTCATGTGTTTGCAGATTGATTTTCgcttgcgcgcgcgcgtgtgtgtgtacgttgTGGTACTAGGCAATGTGGAGGCAGCACTTGTGCTCACTTTCATGGCTCGTGCTTGCACGTCGTGTTTCTTTacttgttttcttcttcagtcctcctcgcttcacCAGTGCTTCCCATCTTATCTGCATGTCAACGTTGTGCTGTGCTTTTATtgtggtgtgcgcgcgtgtatgtgtcgCTCCTATCTCATTCATCCCCCTTCTCGCTAGTCTCGtttgcctcttcttccttttaCTTACTAGCTGTTTCTTTCTCATGTTGTATTGTTTCCCTGGATGATAGGGATGCTACTGCTGTTTCGATGGCTGATAgcttctcgtgtgtgtgtgtgtgtgtgtgctgtggaTGGCGGCTTACGGGGGTgtgctttccctcttttcggtttctctttcctttgccgACGTGACGTTTTATCGCTTAGCTCTGCCTGGGCTTCTCTGTGAGCGTTTGCCTGTTTCCATTCTTCCGTATGTTGGTTTCGGGCTCTTCGTCTGTGTGAGCTTCACAAGGTGAGGCTGCCTGCCTTTTAAATTCGTCTGTTTATGCGTGAAGGCGTGTACTTCTCTGTTGCGCATAtcccttttgtttctctccctctatgtgtgtgcgcgtgtgtatgctATTTCCTTGCTCTGGTGACGCCGCAGACGCTGTGTCTCCGGGCGTGTGTTCCCCCCTctgcgcatgcgtgtgtgtttgtgtatTAGTGTGTCAGTGTGACACGCAGTGGTGTTATGCGAGTGTATTGGGATTTCggtgcttctcctttgcgcGTTTACTTTTGACTTTTTGTTTTCCATCGTACCGCTGTTCTTTGGTGGTGCCTCGTGTGCacacgagggagggagggcggtgTCGCTGTTTGTTTGACTACCTTGATGGACAGGAGAGAGTCTTGAGATATACACCGACACATGTAGTGTGC from Leishmania panamensis strain MHOM/PA/94/PSC-1 chromosome 32 sequence includes these protein-coding regions:
- a CDS encoding CYC2-like cyclin, putative (TriTrypDB/GeneDB-style sysID: LpmP.32.0880), whose protein sequence is MPPLAQLCALALQYRCDLSQELDQNIRSCFHSSRVPSISLWDYVRRFAKYSVCSEECFILAIVLMDRYVCKTKIPITLRNVHRLYITAMTLSVKLRDDSYYSNAYYASIGGVVNAELNVLELELLDIVQWFTWVEKSVYDAYVCRLEALFGDAMPKRMIASPSR